The Xiphias gladius isolate SHS-SW01 ecotype Sanya breed wild chromosome 7, ASM1685928v1, whole genome shotgun sequence genome window below encodes:
- the mab21l1 gene encoding putative nucleotidyltransferase MAB21L1, with amino-acid sequence MIAAQAKLVYHLNKYYNEKCQSRKAAISKTIREVCKVVSDVLKEVEVQEPRFISSLSEMDNRFEGLEVISPTEFEVVLYLNQMGVFNFVDDGSLPGCAVLKLSDGRKRSMSLWVEFITASGYLSARKIRSRFQTLVAQAVDKCSYRDVVKMVADTSEVKLRIRDRYVVQITPAFKCTGIWPRSAAHWPLPHIPWPGPNRVAEVKAEGFNLLSKECYSLNGKQSSAESDAWVLQFAEAENRLLLGGCRKKCLSVLKALRDRHLELPGQPLNNYHMKTLVSYECEKHPRESDWDENCLGDRLNGILLQLISCLQCRRCPHYFLPNLDLFQGKPHSALENAAKQTWRLAREILTNPKSLEKL; translated from the coding sequence ATGATAGCCGCCCAGGCAAAGTTGGTGTATCACCTCAACAAATACTACAACGAGAAATGCCAGTCTCGAAAAGCTGCCATCTCCAAGACCATCCGGGAGGTGTGCAAGGTGGTTTCGGATGTCCTGAAGGAGGTCGAGGTGCAGGAGCCCCGCTTCATCAGCTCTCTCAGCGAGATGGATAATCGTTTCGAGGGACTGGAGGTCATTTCGCCCACCGAGTTCGAGGTTGTACTCTATCTGAACCAGATGGGAGTATTCAACTTTGTGGATGACGGGTCTCTCCCGGGCTGCGCCGTGCTCAAGCTCAGCGACGGCCGCAAGAGAAGCATGTCTCTCTGGGTTGAATTCATCACAGCCTCTGGTTACCTCTCGGCGCGCAAGATCCGGTCGAGATTTCAGACACTGGTGGCGCAGGCAGTGGATAAATGCAGCTACAGAGATGTTGTCAAAATGGTCGCTGACACAAGCGAGGTGAAGTTGCGCATTAGAGACAGATACGTGGTGCAAATCACGCCGGCGTTCAAGTGCACTGGGATCTGGCCGCGAAGTGCTGCGCATTGGCCTCTCCCTCACATCCCCTGGCCGGGACCTAACCGAGTGGCAGAAGTCAAAGCGGAGGGTTTCAACCTTTTATCCAAAGAGTGCTACTCGCTGAACGGCAAGCAGAGCTCAGCCGAGAGCGACGCCTGGGTCTTGCAGTTCGCCGAGGCCGAGAACCGGCTCCTCCTGGGTGGATGCAGGAAGAAGTGCTTGTCGGTCCTCAAGGCGTTACGCGACCGCCACCTCGAACTGCCCGGACAACCCCTCAACAACTACCACATGAAAACTTTGGTTTCCTACGAGTGCGAGAAGCATCCCAGGGAGTCGGACTGGGATGAGAACTGCCTCGGCGACCGCTTAAACGGGATACTATTGCAGCTCATTTCGTGTTTGCAATGCAGAAGGTGCCCGCATTACTTCCTGCCCAATTTAGACCTGTTTCAAGGAAAACCTCACTCTGCCCTAGAGAACGCGGCCAAACAGACTTGGCGACTGGCGAGAGAAATACTGACCAACCCCAAAAGCTTGGAGAAActctga